One genomic window of Scatophagus argus isolate fScaArg1 chromosome 16, fScaArg1.pri, whole genome shotgun sequence includes the following:
- the LOC124073911 gene encoding nuclear factor 7, ovary, producing MSLPEEDLTCPICCDIFTDPVLLPCSHSFCRGCLKRCWDTGLRECPVCRKRASKSSAPSNLALKNVCEAVIQVRRQSSLQEKEKMNCNLHGERLKLFCLVDNQPICVVCQSSKLHKTHNCSPIEEAVLDCKNELSLSLKSLQDKLESLKKNQLTSADMFKYIKNQSLETQGLIKSQFEKLHRVLYQEESERLAAVKKDEEAKLVEIKDKMKELSAEVLSLTETISVIQEQLKEEDMVLLKNFKDTQHRGKSLALGSDNMSGLLIDVTQHLCNLKYTVWEKMLDHIDYTPVTLDPNTAHPCLVLSDDLTSLHYSKQSSHCPDNPERFHISAEVVGMTALGSGSHHWVVETGSNQDWILGVASLSVPKEAEISARPENGFWTLCFRDGEFRAMTSPPTPLTLTRTPKQIKVQLDYDKGTMSFSDPANDTLIYVFRQTFTETLLPYFYTQSSHPLKIMPEKVLVTMLRQSADNDLLTM from the exons ATGTCACTTCCAGAGGAGGATCTCACATGCCCAATATGCTGTGACATCTTTACAGACCCTGTTTTGCTGCCATGTAGCCACAGCTTCTGCAGGGGCTGTTTGAAGCGCTGTTGGGACACAGGGTTACGCGAGTGCCCAGTATGCAGGAAAAGAGCCTCCAAGTCCAGCGCTCCCTCCAATTTGGCtcttaaaaatgtctgtgaggCTGTTATACAGGTCAGGAGGCAGAGTTCACtacaggagaaagagaagatgaaCTGTAATCTGCATGGGGAGAGGTTAAAACTCTTCTGTCTGGTAGACAATCAGCCCATCTGTGTGGTTTGTCAATCTTCCAAACTGCATAAGACTCACAACTGCTCACCTATAGAGGAGGCAGTGCTGGACTGCAAG AATGAACTGTCTCTATCCCTCAAGAGCTTGCAAGATAAACTGGAaagcctaaaaaaaaatcagttgacCTCTGCAGACATGTTTAAGTACATCAAG AATCAGTCCCTGGAAACACAGGGATTGATCAAGAGCCAGTTTGAGAAGCTCCATCGAGTCCTCTATCAAGAAGAATCAGAAAGACTAGCAGCTGtgaaaaaagatgaagaggCGAAGCTTGTAGAAATAAAAGATAAGATGAAAGAACTTTCAGCAGAAGTGCTATCCCTCACAGAGACCATCTCTGTCATAcaggagcagctgaaagaaGAAGATATGGTCTTGTTGAAG aATTTCAAAGACACTCAGCACAG GGGGAAAAGCCTTGCACTTGGTTCAGACAACATGTCCGGGTTACTGATTGATGTAACCCAGCATCTCTGCAACCTAAAGTACACAGTTTGGGAGAAAATGCTGGACCACATTGATTATA CTCCTGTGACTTTGGACCCAAATACAGCACACCCATGTCTTGTCCTGTCTGACGACCTCACTTCCCTCCACTATTCAAAGCAGTCCAGCCATTGCCCTGACAACCCAGAGCGCTTCCATATCAGTGCTGAAGTGGTAGGCATGACCGCACTCGGTTCAGGAAGTCACCACTGGGTtgtggaaacaggaagtaatCAGGACTGGATCCTGGGTGTGGCCTCTTTGTCTGTACCTAAGGAGGCTGAGATCTCTGCTAGGCCTGAGAACGGCTTCTGGACTTTGTGTTTCCGGGATGGAGAGTTCAGGGCGATGACCTCACCACCCACCCCACTGACTCTTACAAGAACACCCAAACAGATCAAAGTGCAACTGGATTACGACAAAGGGACGATGTCTTTTTCAGACCCTGCTAATGACACGCTCATTTATGTGTTTAGGCAAACATTCACAGAAACTTTACTACCATATTTTTATACACAGAGCAGTCATCCACTGAAAATAATGCCAGAGAAGGTACTTGTCACGATGCTGCGTCAATCAGCGGATAATGATTTATTAACAATGTAA
- the crb3a gene encoding protein crumbs homolog 3a translates to MKWTRADAPKPQSAHARPCWSQVEMAACSDVLALPGVVAGSVLLLVLSSNPVWGNYTVAKNGFHSNNTGGPNIAAIVAPTVILGVLAIVLAVLAWLLCVVKKKRQTEGTYRPSAEEQSGARSVAAPDALKLPKEERLI, encoded by the exons ATGAAATGGACCCGAGCTGACGCCCCAAAGCCTCAGTCTGCCCACGCTCGGCCCTGCTGGTCACAGGTAGAGATGGCAGCGTGTTCGGATGTGCTCGCCCTGCCTGGAGTTGTGGCTGGGAGTGTTTTACTGCTGGTACTGAGCAGTAATCCTGTGTGGG GAAATTATACTGTCGCTAAAAATGGCTTCCATTCTAATAACACTGGT GGACCCAACATTGCAGCTATTGTGGCCCCTACAGTAATCCTGGGCGTTCTCGCCATAGTCTTGGCTGTTCTCGCTTGGCTCCTCTGTGTGgtgaaaaagaagagacagactGAAGGGACATATAGACCCAGTGCGGAGGAACAGTCTGGTGCGCGCAGCGTGGCTGCACCAGATGCTCTAAAGTTACCAAAGGAGGAAAGACTCATTTGA
- the asf1ba gene encoding histone chaperone asf1b-A: MAKVQVLNVAVLDNPSPFGNPFQFEITFECMEDLPEDLEWKIIYVGSAESEEYDQVLDSVLVGPVPAGRHMFVFQADAPNTGLIPESDAVGVTVVLITCTYRGQEFIRIGYYVNNEYTDPELRENPPIKPDYTQLQRNILASNPRVTRFHINWEGCAERMEDCENVDPTPNSMLPPSCLPGKVPPLGLLPDNSMDCL, encoded by the exons ATGGCGAAGGTACAGGTGTTGAATGTGGCTGTACTAGATAACCCGAGTCCCTTTGGAAACCCTTTTCAGTTTGAAATAACGTTTGAATGTATGGAGGACCTCCCCGAAG acCTAGAATGGAAGATCATCTACGTTGGCTCAGCAGAGAGTGAAGAGTATGACCAAGTCCTCGACTCTGTCTTGGTTGGCCCAGTACCTGCTGGGAgacatatgtttgtgtttcag GCTGATGCCCCAAACACTGGGTTGATTCCTGAAAGTGATGCTGTTGGTGTAACTGTGGTGCTGATTACGTGCACATACCGGGGCCAGGAGTTCATTCGCATTGGTTACTATGTGAACAATGAATACACAGACCCTGAGCTTCGTGAAAATCCACCCATCAAGCCAGACTACACACAG CTCCAGAGAAATATTCTGGCATCAAATCCACGTGTTACCAGATTCCATATAAACTGGGAAGGCTGTGCAGAGCGAATGGAAGACTGTGAAAATGTGGATCCCACACCGAACTCCATGCTCCCTCCATCTTGTCTCCCAGGCAAGGTCCCGCCCTTGGGGTTACTACCAGATAACTCTATGGACTGCTTATAG
- the tubb4bl gene encoding tubulin beta-4B chain, with protein sequence MREIVHLQAGQCGNQIGAKFWEVISDEHGIDPTGTYHGDSDLQLDRISVYYNEATGGKYVPRAILVDLEPGTMDSVRSGPFGQIFRPDNFVFGQSGAGNNWAKGHYTEGAELVDSVLDVVRKEAESCDCLQGFQLTHSLGGGTGSGMGTLLISKIREEYPDRIMNTFSVVPSPKVSDTVVEPYNATLSVHQLVENTDETYCIDNEALYDICFRTLKLTTPTYGDLNHLVSATMSGVTTCLRFPGQLNADLRKLAVNMVPFPRLHFFMPGFAPLTSRGSQQYRSLSVPELTQQMFDAKNMMAACDPRHGRYLTVAAVFRGRMSMKEVDEQMLNVQNKNSSYFVEWIPNNVKTAVCDIPPRGLKMAATFIGNSTAIQELFKRISEQFTAMFRRKAFLHWYTGEGMDEMEFTEAESNMNDLVSEYQQYQDATAEEGEFEEEGEEEVA encoded by the exons ATGCGCGAAATTGTGCATTTACAAGCCGGTCAGTGCGGAAACCAGATCGGAGCCAAG ttctggGAGGTGATCAGTGATGAGCATGGCATTGATCCCACTGGTACTTACCATGGAGACAGCGACCTGCAGCTAGACAGGATCAGTGTCTATTACAATGAGGCCACAG GTGGAAAGTATGTGCCCCGAGCCATCCTGGTGGATCTGGAGCCTGGTACGATGGATTCAGTCAGGTCCGGTCCCTTTGGGCAGATCTTCAGACCTGACAACTTTGTCTTTG GTCAGAGTGGCGCTGGAAACAACTGGGCCAAGGGCCACTACACTGAGGGAGCCGAGTTGGTGGACTCCGTACTGGATGTAGTGAGGAAAGAGGCTGAGAGCTGTGACTGCCTCCAGGGCTTTCAGCTCACTCACTCCCTGGGTGGCGGTACCGGCTCTGGCATGGGCACCCTGCTCATCAGCAAGATCCGTGAGGAATACCCCGACCGCATCATGAACACCTTCAGTGTTGTGCCTTCTCCCAAAGTGTCTGACACTGTGGTGGAGCCCTACAACGCCACTCTCTCTGTCCACCAGCTCGTGGAGAACACAGATGAGACCTACTGCATTGACAATGAAGCTCTCTATGATATATGCTTCCGCACGCTTAAACTCACTACCCCCACTTACGGAGATCTCAACCATTTGGTGTCCGCCACCATGAGTGGGGTGACCACCTGTCTGCGATTCCCCGGCCAGCTCAATGCTGACCTCCGTAAACTAGCTGTCAACATGGTGCCCTTCCCACGTCTGCACTTCTTCATGCCGGGCTTCGCCCCACTCACCAGCAGGGGCAGCCAGCAGTATCGCTCGCTGTCTGTGCCCGAGCTCACCCAGCAGATGTTCGATGCCAAGAACATGATGGCTGCCTGCGACCCACGTCACGGCCGCTACCTCACTGTTGCTGCAGTGTTCAGAGGCCGCATGTCCATGAAGGAAGTGGATGAGCAGATGTTGAATGTGcagaacaagaacagcagcTACTTTGTTGAGTGGATCCCGAACAATGTGAAGACCGCCGTCTGTGACATCCCACCCCGTGGCCTCAAAATGGCAGCCACTTTTATTGGCAACAGCACTGCCATCCAGGAGCTGTTCAAGCGCATCTCCGAGCAGTTCACCGCCATGTTCCGCCGTAAGGCCTTCCTCCACTGGTACACTGGCGAGGGCATGGATGAGATGGAGTTCACCGAGGCCGAAAGCAACATGAACGACCTGGTGTCCGAGTACCAGCAATACCAGGATGCCACTGCTGAGGAGGGCGAGtttgaggaggagggagaggaggaagtcGCCTAA